A window from Gossypium raimondii isolate GPD5lz chromosome 7, ASM2569854v1, whole genome shotgun sequence encodes these proteins:
- the LOC105768177 gene encoding cytochrome P450 734A1, which produces MEVFLQYWLKLVMICLMVLVLVLKIAVLLWWRPKKIEQHFSRQGIKGPPYHFYNGNVKEVMAMMLKACSQPIPLCHNILPRVFAFYHHWNKIYGGMFLVWFGPTVRVTVSDPDMIREILSSKSELYEKKEVHHLIKRLEGDGLLSLNGEKWGHHRETTTPIFHMENLKLLVPMVVQSVSEMVEKWRRSRSGEIEIEVCEWFQRLTEDVIMRTVFGSWYEDDDGKAIFRLQAQQMVLTAQALRIVSLPAYRYLPTKRNISCWKMDREIKRSLMKLIERRKIDTRGVLQENAAKDLVGLMMQPSSNITVDDMVEECKTFLFAGKHTTSNLLTWTTVLLAMHPQWQVQAREEVIRVCGSRDVPTQDDVVKLKTLTMILNESLRLYPPTIATIRQAKVDVKLGDYIIPRGTELLIPILALHHDQAIWGSNANEFYPPRFSGGVARAAKHPLGFIPFGLGVRTCIGKNLAILQAKLTLSIILQRFSFKLAPTYQHAPTVSMLLYPQHGAPIIFKPLSHRDESP; this is translated from the exons ATGGAGGTGTTTTTACAGTACTGGTTGAAGCTGGTTATGATATGCTTGATGGTGTTAGTTTTGGTGTTAAAAATAGCAGTGTTGCTTTGGTGGAGACCTAAGAAGATTGAACAACATTTCTCAAGGCAAGGGATCAAAGGACCACCTTATCATTTCTACAATGGAAATGTTAAGGAAGTTATGGCCATGATGTTAAAGGCTTGTTCACAACCTATACCTTTATGTCACAACATTCTCCCTAGAGTCTTCGCTTTTTACCACCATTGGAACAAAATTTATG GCGGAATGTTTCTGGTGTGGTTCGGTCCGACGGTTCGGGTGACAGTGTCGGATCCTGACATGATAAGGGAAATCTTGAGTTCCAAGTCTGAATTGTATGAAAAGAAGGAAGTTCATCATTTGATAAAACGGCTAGAAGGTGATGGCTTACTTAGTCTCAATGGTGAAAAATGGGGTCATCATAGAGAAACCACAACTCCCATTTTCCATATGGAGAATCTTAAg CTGCTGGTGCCGATGGTGGTACAAAGTGTGAGTGAAATGGTAGAGAAATGGCGGAGGAGCAGATCCGGGGAGATTGAAATTGAAGTTTGCGAATGGTTTCAGAGACTTACGGAAGATGTGATAATGCGTACGGTGTTTGGGAGCTGgtatgaagatgatgatgggAAAGCCATTTTTCGTTTACAAGCACAACAAATGGTGCTTACTGCTCAGGCTTTGCGAATTGTTTCCTTACCTGCCTATAG GTATTTACCGACCAAGAGGAACATAAGTTGTTGGAAAATGGACAGGGAGATTAAGAGGTCGTTGATGAAGCTGATCGAGCGCCGGAAAATCGATACGAGGGGCGTACTGCAAGAGAATGCGGCCAAAGATTTGGTGGGATTAATGATGCAACCCTCTTCTAACATCACCGTCGACGACATGGTTGAAGAATGCAAGACCTTTTTATTCGCCGGCAAACACACCACTTCCAATTTGCTGACTTGGACCACTGTTCTTCTAGCAATGCACCCACAGTGGCAGGTTCAGGCACGTGAGGAGGTGATAAGGGTGTGCGGATCACGTGATGTTCCCACCCAAGATGATGTTGTTAAGCTTAAGACG CTGACTATGATCTTAAATGAATCCTTACGATTATATCCACCAACAATAGCCACAATTAGACAGGCCAAAGTTGATGTAAAGCTAGGGGATTACATCATTCCTCGTGGGACCGAGCTTTTGATACCAATCTTGGCCCTTCATCACGATCAAGCCATATGGGGAAGCAATGCTAATGAGTTCTACCCGCCTCGCTTCTCCGGAGGTGTGGCACGAGCAGCTAAACACCCTCTCGGGTTCATCCCATTCGGCCTTGGGGTCCGTACATGTATAGGAAAAAACCTCGCCATTTTACAAGCTAAGTTAACCCTTTCCATCATACTTCAACGCTTCTCCTTTAAGTTAGCCCCAACTTACCAACATGCACCCACAGTTTCGATGCTACTTTACCCACAACATGGAGCACCAATTATCTTTAAGCCCTTGTCCCATAGAGATGAGTCACCTTGA
- the LOC105767385 gene encoding probable receptor-like protein kinase At5g20050 translates to MEDKKANIIAATIIFGLIVFMVVARVSLRLSKAFFLIVGADIAVILAVFVCLVIRGRYHRRRKLLENKFVSEGRELRIEYSFLRKVAGVPIKFKHKDLEDATDNFKALLGQGASASVFKGILTDGTSVAVKRINGEEHGEKEFRAEVAAIASVQHVNLVRLMGYCCAPSGPRYLVYEFIPNGSLDYWIFPRKERGRGGCLSWDLRYRVAIDVAKALSYLHHDCRSRILHLDVKPENILLDENYRAIVADFGLSKLIGKDESGVITTLRGTRGYLAPEWLLQHGVSEKSDIYSYGMVLFEMIGGQRNVSLIENGIDRSQRKWNFFPKILRKKLKEGKLIEAIDQRLVEAGGGGGVDERQLKRLVYVALWCIQEKAKLRPNMAQVVEMLEGHVVIDEPPDTQMIVVDLLSMDDDDDGGGGDCDHRHYRPKITVMGSDVDCNPPTSTSSSFSMSVLSGR, encoded by the coding sequence ATGGAGGACAAGAAGGCAAACATAATAGCTGCAACAATAATCTTCGGCCTCATCGTATTTATGGTCGTTGCTCGAGTATCATTGAGACTTTCCAAGGCATTTTTCCTCATTGTAGGGGCAGATATTGCAGTAATCCTTGCAGTATTTGTGTGTCTTGTGATTCGAGGACGTTATCATCGCCGAAGGAAACTGTTGGAGAACAAGTTCGTATCGGAAGGTCGAGAGCTTCGAATCGAGTACAGTTTTCTTAGAAAAGTAGCTGGTGTTCCAATAAAGTTTAAACACAAGGATCTTGAAGATGCAACAGATAATTTCAAGGCATTGTTAGGCCAAGGTGCGTCAGCTTCGGTATTCAAAGGCATACTAACCGATGGTACATCGGTCGCGGTGAAACGAATCAATGGTGAAGAGCACGGTGAAAAGGAGTTTAGAGCTGAAGTTGCAGCTATTGCAAGTGTACAACATGTTAACCTTGTGAGACTTATGGGGTATTGTTGTGCTCCTTCGGGACCAAGGTACCTTGTTTATGAATTTATCCCAAATGGTTCATTAGATTATTGGATTTTCCCTAGAAAAGAAAGGGGAAGGGGAGGTTGCTTGTCTTGGGATTTAAGGTATAGAGTTGCTATTGATGTAGCTAAGGCACTTTCATATCTACACCATGATTGTAGGTCAAGGATATTACACCTTGATGTTAAACCAGAAAATATATTGCTTGATGAGAATTATAGAGCAATTGTGGCTGATTTTGGTTTATCAAAGTTAATAGGAAAAGATGAAAGTGGGGTTATTACAACACTAAGAGGGACTAGAGGTTATTTAGCACCAGAATGGCTATTACAACATGGAGTTTCAGAGAAATCTGATATTTACAGCTATGGAATGGTTCTTTTTGAAATGATCGGTGGTCAAAGAAATGTTAGTTTGATTGAAAATGGGATTGACAGATCTCAAAGGAAATGGAATTTCTTTCCTAAAATTCTGAGGAAAAAACTGAAAGAAGGGAAATTAATAGAAGCTATTGATCAAAGACTGGTTGAAGCAGGTGGCGGTGGTGGTGTTGATGAAAGGCAATTGAAAAGACTGGTGTATGTAGCTTTGTGGTGTATACAAGAGAAGGCAAAACTAAGGCCTAACATGGCACAAGTGGTTGAGATGCTTGAAGGACATGTGGTTATAGATGAACCACCTGATACACAAATGATTGTTGTTGATTTGTTATCCATGGATGACGATGATGATGGTGGTGGTGGGGATTGTGATCATCGTCATTACAGGCCAAAAATCACTGTGATGGGATCTGATGTAGATTGCAATCCACCTACCTCAACTTCATCTTCATTTTCAATGTCTGTGCTATCAGGACGGTAG
- the LOC105765732 gene encoding deSI-like protein At4g17486 isoform X1, with translation MGTAKVSNSSSEDQNVSNYNETDVIVNVYDLTPLNNYSYWVGFGIFHSGIEVHGKEYGFGAHDFPVSGVFEVEPKSCPGFIYRSSILLGRINMPYSEFREFIENVASEYHGDTYHLISKNCNHFTDDMAQRLIGRHIPGWVNRMARLGSLCSCLLPESLQVTKVKELPEYHEIEDGTESLSTATPGDSTEIDDTDQEKHLLSPKDGNSDIAFIKEAQS, from the exons atggGGACAGCGAAAGTCTCAAATTCCAGCTCCGAGGATCAAAATGTGAGTAACTACAATGAAACTGATGTGATTGTGAATGTTTATGATCTCACTCCTCTCAATAATTACTCTTATTGGGTTGGTTTCGGGATTTTCCACTCCGGTATTGAAG TTCATGGGAAAGAGTATGGGTTTGGGGCCCATGATTTTCCTGTTAGTGGAGTTTTTGAAGTGGAACCAAAGAGCTGCCCTGGTTTTATCTATCGATCTTCCATCTTGTTGGGGCGCATAAACATGCCTTATTCTGAATTCAGAGAATTTATCGAGAATGTAGCTTCCGAGTATCATGGAGATACCTACCACCTAATCTCCAAGAACTGTAACCATTTTACAGATGACATGGCACAGAGATTGATAGGCAGACATATCCCTGGGTGGGTGAACCGGATGGCTCGACTAG GCTCTTTATGCAGCTGTTTGCTTCCTGAAAGCCTTCAAGTAACTAAAGTAAAAGAGTTACCTGAATACCACGAAATAG AAGATGGAACTGAATCTCTCTCAACCGCTACCCCTGGCGATTCAACAGAAATTGATGATACGGACCAAGAGAAGCACTTGCTCTCACCAAAAGACGGAAATTCCGATATAGCTTTCATCAAAGAAGCTCAATCGTGA
- the LOC105765732 gene encoding deSI-like protein At4g17486 isoform X2, with product MGTAKVSNSSSEDQNVSNYNETDVIVNVYDLTPLNNYSYWVGFGIFHSGIEVHGKEYGFGAHDFPVSGVFEVEPKSCPGFIYRSSILLGRINMPYSEFREFIENVASEYHGDTYHLISKNCNHFTDDMAQRLIGRHIPGWVNRMARLGSLCSCLLPESLQVTKVKELPEYHEIDGTESLSTATPGDSTEIDDTDQEKHLLSPKDGNSDIAFIKEAQS from the exons atggGGACAGCGAAAGTCTCAAATTCCAGCTCCGAGGATCAAAATGTGAGTAACTACAATGAAACTGATGTGATTGTGAATGTTTATGATCTCACTCCTCTCAATAATTACTCTTATTGGGTTGGTTTCGGGATTTTCCACTCCGGTATTGAAG TTCATGGGAAAGAGTATGGGTTTGGGGCCCATGATTTTCCTGTTAGTGGAGTTTTTGAAGTGGAACCAAAGAGCTGCCCTGGTTTTATCTATCGATCTTCCATCTTGTTGGGGCGCATAAACATGCCTTATTCTGAATTCAGAGAATTTATCGAGAATGTAGCTTCCGAGTATCATGGAGATACCTACCACCTAATCTCCAAGAACTGTAACCATTTTACAGATGACATGGCACAGAGATTGATAGGCAGACATATCCCTGGGTGGGTGAACCGGATGGCTCGACTAG GCTCTTTATGCAGCTGTTTGCTTCCTGAAAGCCTTCAAGTAACTAAAGTAAAAGAGTTACCTGAATACCACGAAATAG ATGGAACTGAATCTCTCTCAACCGCTACCCCTGGCGATTCAACAGAAATTGATGATACGGACCAAGAGAAGCACTTGCTCTCACCAAAAGACGGAAATTCCGATATAGCTTTCATCAAAGAAGCTCAATCGTGA